TGGTTCAATAATATTGGAGAATCCCTTTTTTGGTCGCCGCCGTCCTAAAGATCAATTCAAGGTGCGTTTGCTACACGCGAGTGATCTACTGCTTTTGGGCGCACTCGCGGTACAAGATGTGCGCGCCCTATTGGACTGGTTTCGCCAACGTCACGACGGTCTGCTCGGTGTTACCGGCATTAGCATGGGTGGCCATTTAACCAGTCTGGCCGCCGGTCTTACGCAATATCCGCTGGCTGTTGTACCGTGTCTGGCACCACACTCGGGAACAGCAGTCTTTGTCGACGGACTGACTGCGGACCACATCGATTGGTCGCTATTGGCGAAAGAAACCGGCAGTGTTGAATCGGCCAAACAACGTATGCGAGATGCCCTTACCTTCACTTCGGTAAGCGAGATGGCGACGGCGATGAATGCCCATACCCTTGCGGGCGTATGTGCACGTAACGACGGTTTCGTACCTCTACATTCCAGTCTCGACTGGCAAAAACACCACCCGAATGGCACGTTTACGTGGCTCAACGGCGGACACGTCAGCAATATACTCTTTCGTAAACGCGTCTTTGTGGAGCAAATCGTCACCGCTGCACAGGCGAATAGTCTGGAAGAAAAAACAGATGCTATGGCAGCCTATCAAGCAAACGTAAAAGTTTGGTGATATTCATAAGCGTCGTTTGCAGAATGTGATTGCACTTCGTATCGCTTTTTCCAGCATTCCTTCAGAACGCTTGCGATTGTGAAATTATGCACTGAAGGTTTACACAAACTGCCCCACTATTGGCCTAACTGTTTGCACAATAAATTTTGAGGCTAATCTGTATGAAATCCGAAATATCAATTCAGTCCTATATGCGTGACTTGAACGAGTTTCTTGCGTTTTCACAGGGCGAGTTTTTGTCATTGAAGAATTCCGGAAAGATAGAAGTTACACCACGATGTGTTTCCTGTCTTAGCTCTGCTTTCTTTTCTGATATCCGCAATGGCGTGTGTAACAAATGTAGCGATTCTGAACACAAAAAAGCAAACGTGACAAGCGTGCAACGCGAGTCTGAGTTACTGGCGCTAGACGATCTGCTGCGTTCTGCCATCGGACGTGGACACCATCATTACGACGCCCTGGTAATGTTTAGCGGTGGAAAAGACAGCACTTACCTGCTCCATAAATTGAGAAGTGACTACCCCGGCTTAAGGCTACTCGCCGTAACCATCGACAGTGGCTTTGCCAGCCCGATAGCTATTGAAAATTCGAGACAAGTGGTTGCTCGTATGGACGGTGTAGACTCCATGATCTTTCGCGCCAAAAAGAGTCTTTTTTACAGCGCATTCCGTCACGCTCTAACGCACTTAAAGCCACAGACCTGCTATCTCACCATAGATCTTCTCGACGGCGAACTGACTTTCGACATCGGTCGTAATCTGGCGGCATCTATGCGGATTCCCCTGTTCATCGCTGGAACATCATCGGCACAGATACGTCTATTGCACAACCTGAATCATTTCGAACGTCCTCGAGAGATCATGCTGTCAAAAAGAACTCACACAACTGGCGGCTATGACATAGAAGAACTCAGTCAAGCAGGGGATCTACACTACTGGTGGGACGGAACCCAGTGGCCGGAGCACCAGGTACCAAGAAACATCTTGCCATATCATGCCTGGGACTATGACGAGAGTTTCGTCAAAGAAGAGGTCATACGTCTTGGCTATCTCGAGCCCGGCTATGACAATCCACTGGCGACAAACAATATTCTTATTCCCTTGATGGTTAACCTTGACTACGCCCGCTATGGCTATTGCGGATTTGAACCAGAATTTTCCCTTTTAGTAAGAGAAGGAAAGGCGTCACGAGATTGGTGGTGCAATGTATTCGACGCCGCAGCCTATCTCTCTGAATCTGGGCGACTGTTTCGCGATGCAACCGCATACGCCCTGAGCAAGTTAGACCTTAGTGCTGAACAGGTAGGTCTACGATATGAATAAGGCTAGCAACTCCACTATTCTCGACGTCTGCCCGCTGGTTCGATCCGACCAACTTGATCTGCTGACAGAAATAGGCCTTGATGCCTTTGGAGAGCAAGGTCCGCGGAGATATGGCCTGTCGCGAAAGGACTACTATCAGCGGCTTTTCGGTTTAAATAACAGGATTTTTCGCTTCATTTTGCGCCGCGCGAACGAACCGGTTGTCAAAGAAAATATCGCGGGATTAATCAGTGTTATTCCAACTCGTAAGCCCGTGTATAATGCGTTTCGATATGGTCAGATTAGTCAGTTTGAATTTGACGAGCATCATATCCATTCTGAATTTTGTGCCACGACAATGGATTTGTATCTGCAGACCTTGTATCTTGGAGATGAACGTTTTTCCATGGTACGTCGTATGTTTTTGGCGCTGATGGAATCGATTTCTGAGGCACTATGGCTAAATGAAGGTGCGGGTTCGCAACGCGATATCACGTTATTCGGCGAAGGGGTAAGCCAGGAAGGAAGACGGCTGATGCAATCCTTCAATATGGAAATTGCCGGAACCTCCCGAGAACAGAACCCCGTATTTGCAATACAACATTCAAAAGACCATCCGCTTCAGATTACGACACCACACAGTAAGATTAACGCCAGTTTTCAAAAAGTCATAGGAAGAATAGCTGCGTGAGTTTCGAACAACAAAGAATCTGGATTACAGGCGCTTCGTCTGGCATAGGCGAAGCGTTGGCACGACAACTCGCCGCACAAGGCGCTTCGCTCATACTGTCTGCCAGACGAGATCAAGAGCTCACACGAGTCAAAAATGAATGCCGGAATCCCGAGCGGCATATCGCTGTTTCATTAGACATGAAGCAACCGGACCAAATTGTAGCGCGTGTCGAGGAGATCGAAAGTGAGTTTGGACCTATCGACGTGTTAATCAATTGTGCAGGAG
The nucleotide sequence above comes from Gammaproteobacteria bacterium. Encoded proteins:
- a CDS encoding alpha/beta hydrolase family protein, whose amino-acid sequence is MLTKINNTTFLDRGYSSLGSVLYRHKPKLFSRGWGDQSVFESLNSWDAFRSQATPIHIDWQYTGKAYRGFYCSEGDFESVFDHTAIPDECRRANFMMLLPEKQFRGPLFVHLAASGDEGYKNRLDNIAVPLAQQGIGSIILENPFFGRRRPKDQFKVRLLHASDLLLLGALAVQDVRALLDWFRQRHDGLLGVTGISMGGHLTSLAAGLTQYPLAVVPCLAPHSGTAVFVDGLTADHIDWSLLAKETGSVESAKQRMRDALTFTSVSEMATAMNAHTLAGVCARNDGFVPLHSSLDWQKHHPNGTFTWLNGGHVSNILFRKRVFVEQIVTAAQANSLEEKTDAMAAYQANVKVW